One Streptomyces coeruleorubidus DNA segment encodes these proteins:
- a CDS encoding LysR family transcriptional regulator, which yields MSLRQMEYFLTVVEEASFTRAAELLHVSQPALSHQIKALERSVGGALLERMPRGVRLTPMGRAFRPHAELAVRSAAQARRAARAAAGAEGGELHIAAVHSVAVGVLPDVFARWRAAHPRVLLHLHEYASSPALEEQVERGAADLAVGPAPADWPGTVVPVGEEDIVLVVPFDDRFAGRTTVTLPELADRPWVRCAMEPVVRGEPFLDWVCGRAGFTPRTAVCTEHSSTAVRMAAAGVGVCAVPSHLVRDAVGDGCVVLTPDPAWKRTLTVFSRLPPTGAAEAFVNLLQSAWPHQRVAPAAPLRAYEDCPEAGPAVA from the coding sequence ATGAGCCTGCGGCAGATGGAGTACTTCCTGACGGTCGTCGAGGAGGCGTCCTTCACCCGCGCGGCCGAGCTCCTGCACGTCTCGCAGCCCGCGCTGTCCCACCAGATCAAGGCCCTGGAACGGTCGGTCGGCGGCGCGCTGCTGGAGCGCATGCCGCGCGGCGTGCGCCTGACCCCGATGGGACGCGCCTTCCGGCCGCACGCCGAACTCGCCGTGCGCAGCGCCGCGCAGGCCCGCCGCGCGGCCCGCGCCGCAGCCGGTGCCGAGGGCGGTGAACTGCACATCGCCGCCGTCCACTCCGTCGCGGTCGGTGTCCTCCCGGACGTCTTCGCCCGCTGGCGCGCCGCCCATCCGCGCGTGCTGCTGCACCTCCACGAGTACGCTTCCTCGCCGGCTCTGGAGGAACAGGTCGAGCGGGGCGCGGCCGACCTCGCCGTCGGCCCCGCACCCGCCGACTGGCCGGGGACCGTCGTGCCGGTCGGCGAGGAGGACATCGTCCTCGTGGTGCCCTTCGACGACCGTTTCGCCGGCCGTACGACGGTGACGCTGCCCGAACTCGCCGACCGCCCCTGGGTGCGCTGCGCCATGGAACCCGTCGTCCGGGGCGAACCTTTCCTCGACTGGGTCTGCGGCCGTGCCGGATTCACCCCGCGCACCGCCGTGTGCACCGAGCACAGCTCCACGGCGGTACGGATGGCCGCCGCCGGGGTGGGCGTCTGCGCCGTGCCCTCGCACCTCGTGCGCGACGCGGTCGGCGACGGCTGCGTCGTCCTCACCCCCGACCCAGCCTGGAAGCGCACCCTGACGGTCTTCTCCCGACTGCCACCGACCGGGGCGGCCGAGGCCTTCGTGAACCTGCTGCAGTCGGCCTGGCCCCACCAGCGCGTCGCTCCCGCCGCACCGCTGCGCGCGTACGAGGACTGTCCTGAGGCCGGACCCGCGGTCGCCTGA
- a CDS encoding IS110 family transposase, translated as MNDSDEIGVFLGLDVGKSAHHGHGLTPTGKKVFDKQLPNTEPKLRDVFTKLKTKFGTVLVIVDQPASIGALPLTVARDAGCKVAYLPGLAMRRIADLYPGEAKTDAKDAAVIADAARTMPHTLRSLEVSDEITAELTVLVGFDQDLAAEATRTSNRIRGLLTQFHPSLERVLGPRLDHQAVTWLLERYGSPAALRKAGRRRLVEVIRPKAPRMAKRLIDDIFEALDEQTVVVPGTGTLDIVIPSLARSLSAVHEQRRATEAQIAALLEDHPLSKVLTSLPGVGVRTAATLLVTVGDGTSFPTAAHLASYAGLAPTTKSSGTSIHGEHAPRGGNRQLKRAMFLSAFAALHDPASRTYYDKCRTRGKTHTQALLRLARQRINVLFAMLRDGTFYEPRTPRLA; from the coding sequence TTGAACGACAGCGACGAGATAGGCGTCTTCCTCGGCCTGGACGTCGGCAAGAGCGCCCACCACGGGCACGGCCTCACCCCGACCGGCAAGAAGGTCTTCGACAAGCAGCTGCCCAATACCGAACCGAAGTTGCGGGACGTCTTCACCAAGCTGAAGACCAAGTTCGGCACCGTCCTGGTGATCGTGGACCAGCCCGCCTCGATCGGCGCCCTGCCCCTGACGGTCGCCCGCGACGCGGGCTGCAAGGTCGCCTACCTGCCCGGACTCGCCATGCGCCGGATAGCCGATCTCTACCCCGGCGAGGCGAAGACCGACGCGAAGGACGCCGCGGTCATCGCCGACGCGGCCCGCACGATGCCACACACCCTGCGCTCGCTGGAGGTCAGCGACGAGATCACCGCCGAGCTGACAGTTCTGGTCGGCTTCGACCAGGACCTCGCGGCTGAGGCCACCCGCACCAGCAACCGCATCCGCGGCCTGCTCACCCAGTTCCACCCCAGCCTGGAGCGCGTCCTCGGCCCCCGGCTCGACCATCAGGCCGTCACCTGGCTGCTGGAACGCTACGGATCTCCGGCCGCGCTGCGAAAAGCCGGCCGCCGCAGGCTCGTTGAGGTGATCCGGCCCAAGGCTCCCCGGATGGCGAAGCGGCTGATCGACGACATCTTCGAGGCCCTCGACGAGCAGACCGTCGTCGTTCCGGGCACCGGCACGCTCGACATCGTGATCCCGTCGCTGGCCCGCTCGCTCAGCGCCGTCCATGAACAGCGACGGGCGACGGAAGCCCAGATCGCAGCCCTGCTGGAGGACCACCCTCTTTCAAAGGTCCTGACGTCGCTGCCCGGCGTCGGCGTCAGGACCGCCGCCACGCTGCTGGTCACCGTCGGCGACGGCACCAGCTTTCCCACCGCCGCGCACCTGGCCTCCTACGCCGGCCTCGCCCCGACCACGAAGTCGTCGGGCACCTCGATCCACGGCGAGCACGCCCCACGGGGCGGCAACCGGCAGCTCAAACGGGCGATGTTCCTGTCCGCGTTCGCCGCCCTGCACGATCCCGCCTCCCGCACCTACTACGACAAGTGCCGGACCAGAGGAAAGACCCACACACAGGCCCTCCTCCGGCTCGCCCGGCAACGGATTAACGTGCTGTTC
- the lpdA gene encoding dihydrolipoyl dehydrogenase, which translates to MNTPDVIVIGGGTGGYSTALRAAALGLDVVLVERDKVGGTCLHRGCIPSKAMLHAAELVDGIAEARERWGVKATLDTVDWPALVATRDDIVARNHRGVEAHLAHAGVRVVRGSARLTGPRSVRVEGVHGEPGRHGEPGRHGEPGVHGEPGVYDLSARRGLVLATGSRPRTLPGLAPDGRRVVTSDDALFAPGLPASVLVLGGGAIGVEYASFHRSLGADVTLVEAADRIVPLEDAEVSRHLTRGLKKRGIDVRAGARLLDAEVLDDGVRARVRTARGETLTVEAERLLVAVGRAPVTDGLDVAAAGLTTDERGFVVPADWDRLETAVPGIHVVGDLLPPPSLGLAHASFAEGLLVAETLAGVPSAPVDYAAVPRVTYSSPQTAAVGLSEAEARARGHEVETNSMPLTAVAKGMVHGQGGMVKVVTEAGGGRVLGVHLVGPHVSEMIAESQLIVGWDAEPSDVARHVHPHPTLSEAVGEAFLTLAGRGLHQQ; encoded by the coding sequence ATGAACACACCGGACGTCATCGTCATCGGCGGCGGCACGGGCGGTTACAGCACCGCCCTGCGCGCCGCGGCCCTCGGTCTGGACGTCGTGCTCGTCGAGCGGGACAAGGTCGGCGGGACCTGTCTGCACCGCGGCTGCATCCCGAGCAAGGCGATGCTGCACGCGGCCGAACTCGTCGACGGCATCGCCGAGGCACGCGAGCGCTGGGGCGTGAAGGCGACGCTGGACACCGTCGACTGGCCGGCCCTGGTGGCCACGCGCGACGACATCGTGGCCCGCAACCACAGGGGCGTGGAGGCCCATCTCGCCCACGCGGGCGTGCGGGTGGTGAGGGGCAGCGCGCGGCTGACGGGGCCGCGCTCCGTGCGGGTGGAGGGCGTGCACGGCGAACCCGGCCGGCACGGCGAACCCGGCCGGCACGGCGAACCCGGCGTGCACGGCGAACCCGGGGTGTACGACCTCTCCGCACGCCGTGGGCTCGTGCTCGCGACCGGCTCACGGCCACGCACACTCCCGGGGCTCGCACCGGACGGACGGCGCGTGGTGACGAGCGACGACGCCCTCTTCGCTCCCGGGCTCCCGGCGTCCGTGCTCGTGCTCGGAGGCGGTGCGATCGGCGTGGAGTACGCCTCCTTCCACCGCTCCCTGGGCGCCGACGTCACCCTGGTGGAGGCCGCCGACCGGATCGTGCCGCTGGAGGACGCCGAGGTGAGCCGGCATCTGACCCGCGGTCTGAAGAAGCGCGGCATCGACGTGAGGGCCGGCGCCCGGCTCCTGGACGCCGAGGTCCTCGACGACGGGGTACGGGCACGCGTGCGTACCGCCCGGGGCGAGACCCTCACGGTCGAGGCCGAACGGCTGCTGGTGGCGGTCGGACGGGCCCCGGTCACCGACGGCCTGGACGTCGCCGCCGCGGGCCTCACCACGGACGAGCGCGGTTTCGTCGTACCGGCCGACTGGGACCGGCTGGAGACGGCCGTGCCCGGCATCCACGTCGTGGGCGACCTGCTGCCACCGCCGTCGCTCGGACTGGCCCACGCCTCGTTCGCGGAAGGGCTGTTGGTGGCCGAGACGCTGGCGGGCGTGCCGTCCGCGCCCGTGGACTACGCGGCCGTGCCCCGGGTCACGTACTCGTCGCCGCAGACCGCCGCCGTCGGTCTGAGCGAGGCCGAGGCACGCGCGCGTGGGCACGAGGTGGAGACCAACAGCATGCCGCTGACCGCCGTCGCGAAGGGCATGGTGCACGGACAGGGCGGCATGGTGAAGGTCGTCACCGAGGCCGGCGGCGGACGCGTGCTGGGCGTGCACCTGGTGGGCCCGCACGTGTCGGAGATGATCGCCGAGAGCCAGCTGATCGTCGGCTGGGACGCGGAGCCGTCCGACGTGGCCCGGCACGTCCACCCGCACCCGACCCTGTCGGAGGCGGTCGGCGAGGCGTTCCTGACCCTGGCCGGACGCGGGCTGCACCAGCAGTGA